One genomic window of Aptenodytes patagonicus chromosome 3, bAptPat1.pri.cur, whole genome shotgun sequence includes the following:
- the LOC143158842 gene encoding uncharacterized protein LOC143158842, with the protein MPMAAGDAFRRARAMTGVLQEQEARVRRVPPTHRSRPKLSGERSRLRLALPGPGVWHHRGLCLPAGGSMAPALAEGSAAPAAMVAWGLATTGLLLLLLLLLCSFFHRANRQFSAQKMKENPRLVRGVKLARLGSSDGGAALPGGTPSPGEPRQQADGPAVPGDPDNPAARDPGLHVPGWTPHSHALSGPALRTPEFLRHRQLPVLPEDAGTPTADPVPDAEGRIYESIRYKSGMLKKPWDAGSIPGDSPSLNAGDEPSIPVQEVVAQEELGSEGSPSPVYARVCKLPRAPQPQQPAGPPKPQEEAPPLLPEKRFDVA; encoded by the exons ATGCCCATGGCCGCTGGAGATGCGTTCCGTCGGGCCCGAGCGATGACGGGCGTCCTGCAGGAGCAGGAAGCCAGGGTGCGGCGGGTGCCACCCACCCACCGCTCCCGTCCAAAGTTGAGCGGTGAGAGGAGCCGGCTGCGcctggccctgcccggcccgggggTCTGGCACCACCGTGGG ctctgcctccctgccgGAGGCTCCATGGCTCCGGCGCTGGCAGAGGGCTCGGCAGCCCCGGCCGCCATGGTGGCCTGGGGCTTGGCCACCACTGGcctcttgctgctgctcctgctcctcctctgctccttcttccacag GGCAAACCGGCAGTTTTCCGcccagaaaatgaaagaaaaccctAGGCTCGTCCGAGGG GTGAAGCTGGCAAGGCTGGGCTCCAGCGACGGGGGAGCAGCACTGCCGGGAG GCACCCCCTCTCCCGGTGAGCCCCGGCAGCAGGCGGATGGCCCCGCAGTGCCGGGGGACCCAGATAACCCCGCTGCGAGGGACCCTGGGCTGCATGTGCCAGGCTGGACACCCCATTCCCATGCACTCTCCGGACCAGCCCTGAGGACCCCCGAGTTTCTGCGGCACCGGCAGCTGCCGGTTTTGCCTGAGGATGCTGGCACACCCACGGCGGACCCTGTGCCAGATGCCGAGGGACGCATCTACGAAAGCATCCGGTACAAATCTGGGATGCTGAAAAAGCCTTGGGATGCCGGCAGCATCCCGGGGGACTCCCCATCCCTGAACGCCGGGGACGAGCCGAGCATCCCCGTGCAGGAGGTCGTcgcccaggaggagctgggcagcgaggggagccccagccccgtgTATGCCCGGGTGTGCAAGCTGCCCCGGGCgccacagccccagcagcccgctggcccccccaaaccccaagaaGAAGCACCTCCATTGCTGCCGGAAAAGCGCTTCGATGTGGCATAG
- the ZNF395 gene encoding zinc finger protein 395 — protein sequence MRRKGPSMWGGCLHQPGPGSFNPAGGEARSGAPRTLVSEMASVLSRRLGKRSLLGTRVSAPSALAEGVLVATQIPGLQTDLGRASAHTTLREDGSCVPSAEESSQAPRFPSPGRRQLRAGQQVLVTYNGQECAGLVEQHNPLSDKVKVLLPEQGLQACWRVQDVQPAVLQPPTLPATAGTGPAEALQRSVSSNIDVPKRKADAAVEMDEMVAAMVLTSLSCSPVVQSPPAGESSIPPSRAACDPWKESGDISDSGSSTTSGHWSGGSDISTPSPPHPAGSPKYSSEALSSPQVDDGFETDSDPFLLDEPAPRKRKNSVKVMYKCLWPSCGKVLRSIVGIKRHVKTQHLGDGADSDQRKREEDFYYTEVQVKEEPAPEAATAASPTSASAPIIIQQALAKPEALLVEQPTLEPALASSALSQSAPSSFWHIQADHAYQALPSIQIPVSPHIFTSISWATATSTLPSLSPVRSRSLSFSEPQPPTPMLKSHLIVASPPRVSIGTRKVRGEAKKCRKVYGIEHRDQWCTACRWKKACQRFLD from the exons ATGCGCAGGAAGGGGCCGAGCATGTGGGGAGGTTGTTTACACCAGCCCGGCCCCGGGAGCTTTAACCCGGCCGGCGGCGAGGCGCGGAGCGGGGCTCCCCGGACGCT CGTGTCCGAGATGGCGAGCGTGCTGTCCAGGCGCCTGGGGAAGCGCTCCCTGCTAGGCACCCGCGTCTCTGCCCCCAGCGCCTTGGCCGAGGGGGTGCTGGTGGCCACCCAGATCCCCGGCTTGCAGACTGACCTTGGCCGGGCGTCTGCCCACACGACGCTGCGAGAGGATGGATCCTGCGTGCCGTCAGCGGAGGAGAGCAGCCAGGCACCCAGGTTCCCCAGTCCCGGCCGCCGGCAGCTCCGTGCTGGGCAGCAA GTCCTCGTCACCTACAACGGGCAGGAGTGTGCCGGCCTCGTGGAGCAGCACAACCCGCTGAGCGACAAGGTGAAGGTGCTGCTGCCGGAGCAGGGCTTGCAGGCCTGCTGGAGGGTGCAGGATGTGCAGCcggctgtgctccagccccccaccctgcctgccACCGCCGGTACCGGCCCTGCCGAGGCACTCCAGAGATCCGTATCCAGCAATATCGATGTACCCAAGAG GAAAGCTGACGCCGCTGTGGAAATGGACGAGATGGTGGCAGCCATGGTGCTGACGAGCCTCTCCTGCAGCCCCGTGGTGCAGAGCCCTCCCGCCGGTGAGAGCAGCATCCCCC cctcaCGGGCGGCATGCGATCCCTGGAAGGAGAGCGGTGACATTTCGGACAGcggcagcagcaccaccagcggGCACTGGAGCGGGGGCAGCGACATCTCCACCCCttcgcccccccaccccgcgggcAGCCCCAAGTACTCCAGCGAGGCCCTGAGCTCCCCCCAGGTGGATGATGGCTTCGAGACCGACTCCGACCCCTTTCTCCTTGACGAACCCGCTCCGCGCAAGAGAAAG AACTCGGTGAAGGTGATGTACAAGTGCCTGTGGCCGAGCTGCGGCAAGGTCCTGCGCTCCATCGTCGGCATCAAGCGGCACGTCAAGACCCAGCACCTCGG GGACGGCGCAGACTCTGACCAGCGGAAGCGGGAGGAGGATTTCTACTACACTGAAGTGCAGGTGAAGGAAGAGCCGGCGCCGGAGGCGGCCACCGCTGCCAGCCCTACATCCGCGTCCGCCCCCATCATCATCCAGCAAGCCCTGGCGAAGCCGGAGGCACTGCTGGTGGAGCAGCCCACACTGGAGCCCGCCCTGGCCAGCAGCGCCCTGAGCCAGTCTGCCCCCAGCTCCTTCTGGCACATCCAGGCTGATCATGCCTACCAG GCGTTGCCCTCGATCCAAATTCCAGTGTCCCCCCACATCTTCACCAGCATCAGCTGGGCCACTGCCACCTCGACTCTCCCGTCCCTGTCACCG GTGCGGAGCCGGTCGCTCAGCTTCAGCGAACCCCAGCCACCGACGCCAATGCTCAAGTCCCACCTGATCGTCGCCTCGCCGCCCAGGGTGTCCATCGGCACCAG GAAAGTCCGCGGTGAAGCCAAAAAGTGCCGTAAGGTGTACGGCATTGAGCACCGGGACCAGTGGTGCACGGCCTGCCGGTGGAAAAAAGCCTGCCAGCGCTTCCTGGACTGA